A portion of the Mustelus asterias unplaced genomic scaffold, sMusAst1.hap1.1 HAP1_SCAFFOLD_116, whole genome shotgun sequence genome contains these proteins:
- the LOC144484597 gene encoding uncharacterized protein LOC144484597, translating to MGKPWKCKDCGKGFRSPSELEIHRRSHTGERPFTCSQCGKRFTNASDLLTHQRVHSGERPFTCSVCGKKFSISSNLVRHHRVHTGMRPFSCSVCGKRCRDSSTLLAHQQVHTKERQFICSDCGKRFTRSSSLQRHHRVHTGERPLTCSECGIGFRDSPDLLAHQRVHTGERPFICSVCGKGFGDSSTLLTHQRVHTGERPFTCSNCGKGFTQ from the coding sequence atggggaaaccgtggaaatgtaaggattgtggaaagggattcaggtCCCCATCTGagttggaaattcatcgacgcagtcacaccggggaaagaccattcacctgctctcagtgtgggaagagatttactAATGCATCCGACCTGcttacacaccagcgagttcacagcggagagaggccattcacctgctctgtgtgtgggaagaaattcagcatTTCATCCAACCTAGTGAGACATCATCGAGTTCACACAGggatgagaccattcagctgctcagtgtgtggaaaaagatgcagagattcatccaccctgctggcacaccagcaggttcacaccaaggagaggcaattcatctgctctgactgtgggaagagattcactcggtcctcCAGTCTGCAGAggcaccatcgagttcacactggggagagaccactcacctgctcagagtgtgggatagGATTCAGAGATTCACCTGACCTGctggcacatcagcgagttcacactggagagaggccgttcatctgctccgtgtgtggaaaaggattcggagattcctccaccctgctgacacaccagcgagttcacactggggagaggccgttcacctgctccaactgtgggaagggattcactcagtga